In Silene latifolia isolate original U9 population chromosome X, ASM4854445v1, whole genome shotgun sequence, the following proteins share a genomic window:
- the LOC141622365 gene encoding uncharacterized protein LOC141622365: MSGDADPPPLKIDSSSPYYIGNHDKPGDRLTDIRLNLHNFDEWAHAVRTALRARRKFGFLDGTFTEPKPPCTKDDWETIHSMLVSWLMNIIDPEVRCLLSKYEDAKRLWDDLHDRFDIIDGPRIQHIKGALRDCRQTETMSIAVYYGTLNQLWDELDKYEPIICCKCDANVGKQHLERRESDRLHQFLLGLLSPYDTLRSVILSQSPLPTVGRAFQLISQEERVKGLHKTTELAPHAEVATFALRQNNPRPGIDRPSSQLSRSERQKLVCSNCNKKGHDRSMCFDLMEVLPDWWYELRGQKPPGHGGSGASRGGYVPKGRGGGTGTSRTGQPRTDSASGSKTESSNAIHTNSKVEESSQPPVTVYGTPSHTFSGPMYENGDWQG, encoded by the exons ATGTCTGGGGATGCTGACCCACCACCCCTAAAAATTGATTCTTCTTCCCCATATTATATCGGCAACCATGATAAACCTGGTGATCGTCTAACTGACATTCGGCTTAATCTCCACAATTTTGATGAGTGGGCTCATGCGGTGCGGACCGCCCTCCGTGCGCGACGTAAGTTTGGTTTCCTCGATGGTACGTTCACCGAGCCAAAACCTCCTTGTACGAAGGATGACTGGGAAACGATTCACTCCATGCTCGTCTCCTGgttgatgaatataattgatCCTGAGGTACGCTGTCTTTTATCTAAGTATGAGGATGCAAAGCGCTTGTGGGACGATCTTCATGATCGTTTTGATATTATTGATGGACCTCGCATCCAGCATATTAAGGGTGCCTTACGTGACTGTCGTCAAACCGAGACGATGTCCATTGCTGTCTATTACGGTACTTTAAATCAACTGTGGGATGAATTGGATAAATATGAGCCAATTATTTGCTGCAAGTGCGATGCTAATGTCGGGAAACAACACTTGGAGCGTCGAGAGTCAGACCGTCTTCATCAATTTTTGCTCGGTCTCCTCTCTCCGTATGATACCCTTCGGTCAGTTATTCTGTCTCAATCTCCTTTACCCACTGTCGGCCGTGCGTTTCAGCTAATTAGCCAAGAAGAGCGGGTTAAGGGCCTCCATAAAACCACTGAACTCGCTCCCCACGCTGAAGTAGCAACGTTTGCCCTGCGTCAAAATAACCCGCGGCCAGGTATTGATCGTCCTTCGTCTCAATTGTCGCGCTCTGAGCGTCAGAAACTGGTTTGCAGTAATTGTAATAAAAAGGGGCATGATCGTAGTATGTGTTTTGATTTGATGGAAGTGTTGCCCGATTGGTGGTATGAACTTCGTGGACAAAAACCACCAGGCCATGGCGGGTCTGGAGCATCTCGTGGTGGGTATGTGCCTAAAGGGCGCGGTGGAGGAACTGGAACATCTCGCACTGGTCAGCCTAGGACTGACAGTGCCTCGGGCTCGAAAACAGAGAGTAGTAATGCCATCCATACTAATTCCAAAGTCGAAGAATCGTCGCAACCTCCTGTGACAGTTTATGGCACACCGTCTCATACCTTCTCTG GACCGATGTACGAGAACGGTGATTGGCAAGGGTGA